From Methylopila sp. M107, a single genomic window includes:
- a CDS encoding cytochrome b, which translates to MSLTSSAVAPSPAAGGYAPTAKALHWIVAVLVIGLIAVGVGREFMPKGPERDFVTMLHKATGIVVLVLMIARLAFRATHRPPPPEPGQERWRTAASHAVHWSLYLILLVMPVLGWLGSNALGRPVNMYGVFNLPTLLAENEDLGEAIYDVHGVLGFTALALIVVHVGAALHHRFVRKDAVLARML; encoded by the coding sequence ATGAGCCTCACATCGAGCGCCGTCGCGCCGTCTCCCGCCGCCGGCGGCTACGCCCCGACCGCCAAGGCGCTCCACTGGATCGTGGCGGTCCTGGTCATCGGCCTGATCGCGGTCGGCGTCGGCCGGGAGTTCATGCCGAAGGGGCCCGAGCGGGACTTCGTCACCATGCTGCACAAGGCGACCGGCATCGTGGTGCTGGTCCTGATGATCGCGCGGCTCGCCTTCCGCGCCACGCACCGCCCGCCCCCGCCGGAGCCCGGACAGGAGCGCTGGCGGACCGCGGCGTCGCACGCCGTGCACTGGTCGCTCTACCTCATCCTGCTCGTGATGCCGGTTCTCGGATGGCTCGGCTCGAACGCGCTCGGCCGGCCGGTCAACATGTACGGAGTGTTCAACCTGCCGACGCTGCTGGCCGAGAACGAGGACCTGGGCGAGGCGATCTACGACGTCCACGGCGTTCTGGGCTTCACGGCGCTGGCGCTGATCGTCGTCCATGTCGGCGCGGCGCTCCACCACCGCTTCGTGCGGAAGGACGCGGTGCTCGCCCGCATGCTCTGA
- a CDS encoding carbonic anhydrase gives MADLHSTTDGSLDALFDGYRRFRHDAWPDLQRRFEQLADGQAPKVMVIGCSDSRVDPQQILGAGPGELFVLRNVAALAPPYAPDGSHHGASAAIEYAVRVLKVERLVVLAHAGCGGVKALFDGAPPDTFDFVVGWVNMASRARRAIDPTLQGPERQQAAEEAVASVTIENLMTFPWIAERVEEGSLELTGMHFGVAEGRLRCRCGDGKWADVPTE, from the coding sequence ATGGCTGATCTGCATTCGACGACCGACGGGTCGCTCGACGCGCTGTTCGACGGCTACCGCCGTTTCCGACACGACGCCTGGCCCGACCTGCAGCGACGGTTCGAGCAACTGGCCGACGGGCAGGCGCCCAAGGTGATGGTGATCGGCTGCTCGGACAGCCGGGTCGATCCGCAGCAGATTCTGGGCGCGGGCCCCGGCGAGCTGTTCGTGCTGCGCAACGTCGCGGCGCTCGCGCCGCCCTACGCGCCCGACGGCTCGCATCACGGCGCGAGCGCGGCGATCGAATATGCGGTGCGCGTCCTCAAGGTGGAGCGCCTGGTGGTGCTGGCGCATGCCGGCTGCGGCGGCGTGAAGGCGCTGTTCGACGGCGCGCCGCCCGACACGTTCGATTTCGTCGTCGGCTGGGTCAACATGGCGAGCCGCGCCCGCCGGGCGATCGACCCGACGCTCCAGGGCCCCGAGCGCCAGCAGGCGGCCGAAGAGGCCGTCGCCAGCGTGACGATCGAGAACCTGATGACCTTCCCGTGGATCGCCGAGCGCGTGGAGGAGGGCTCGCTCGAGCTCACCGGCATGCATTTCGGCGTCGCGGAAGGCCGCCTGCGCTGCCGCTGCGGCGACGGCAAATGGGCCGACGTGCCGACAGAATGA
- the fae gene encoding formaldehyde-activating enzyme, with protein MTDIVFRTGEATVLAVEGQATDAMPEIVIGKVDGPVGTAFASMLGQSVGHPRMFVVRDLNQAVKPATMMTTKVTIQNEAYVELLGGVVQGAVGDAILDSVIEGVIPKADVDDLCIIATLWLDPRTATDENVDKADLYRTNYEAMKLAISRAIKGEPTIDELIANRKTVKHYALDGVVEY; from the coding sequence ATGACCGACATCGTATTCCGCACCGGCGAGGCGACCGTGCTCGCGGTCGAGGGCCAGGCGACCGACGCCATGCCCGAGATCGTCATCGGCAAGGTCGACGGCCCGGTCGGGACGGCTTTCGCGTCGATGCTCGGCCAGTCGGTCGGCCATCCGCGCATGTTCGTGGTGCGCGACCTCAACCAGGCGGTGAAGCCCGCGACCATGATGACCACCAAGGTCACCATCCAGAACGAGGCCTATGTCGAGCTGCTCGGCGGCGTCGTGCAGGGCGCGGTCGGCGACGCCATCCTCGACAGCGTGATCGAGGGCGTGATCCCGAAGGCGGACGTCGACGACCTCTGCATCATCGCGACGCTCTGGCTCGACCCGCGCACCGCGACCGACGAGAACGTCGACAAGGCCGACCTCTACCGCACCAATTACGAGGCCATGAAGCTCGCGATCAGCCGCGCCATCAAGGGCGAGCCGACGATCGACGAGCTGATCGCGAACCGCAAGACGGTGAAGCACTACGCGCTCGACGGCGTGGTGGAGTACTGA
- the oxlT gene encoding oxalate/formate MFS antiporter encodes MSESTRWIQIVVGVVCMIATANIQYAWTLFVPEIQQTFGWERASIQVAFTIFVLVQTWLTPIEGYFIDKYGPRFMVATGALFIGAAWVLNSYATTLMGFYLGAAVGGVGVGCIYATCINNALKWFPDRRGLAVGLTAGGYGAGSAATILPIASMIQSSGFQETFFFFGLLQGGLAFVAAWFLRSPEKTEVKVSDKVYQTRRDYTLKEAMSTKLFWLMFLMFICVVTGGMMAVAQLGVIAQDLGVKEFKVNLYFVTMAALPLALMLDRIMNGISRPLFGWISDNIGREKTMLIAFTLEGLGIIALGYFGHNPYAFLILSGIVFLAWGEVYSLFSALAGDAFGTKHIGKIYGVLYCAKGIGALFVPLGNLLMEATGTWATVLYTVAAMDLFAAFLAIVALRPVLAAHVERSKLRTPEQQPSGSPALA; translated from the coding sequence GTGTCCGAAAGCACGCGCTGGATCCAGATCGTGGTCGGCGTCGTCTGCATGATCGCGACCGCGAACATCCAGTACGCCTGGACGCTGTTCGTGCCTGAAATCCAGCAGACCTTCGGCTGGGAGCGCGCCTCGATCCAGGTCGCCTTCACGATCTTCGTGCTGGTGCAGACCTGGCTGACCCCGATCGAGGGCTACTTCATCGACAAATACGGCCCGCGCTTCATGGTCGCGACCGGCGCGCTGTTCATCGGCGCGGCCTGGGTGCTGAACTCCTACGCCACGACGCTGATGGGCTTCTATCTCGGCGCGGCCGTCGGCGGCGTCGGCGTCGGCTGCATCTACGCGACCTGCATCAACAACGCGCTGAAGTGGTTCCCGGACCGTCGCGGCCTCGCGGTCGGCCTGACGGCCGGCGGCTACGGCGCGGGTTCGGCCGCCACCATCCTGCCGATCGCCTCGATGATCCAGTCGTCGGGCTTCCAGGAGACGTTCTTCTTCTTCGGCTTGCTGCAGGGCGGTCTCGCCTTCGTCGCCGCCTGGTTTCTGCGCTCGCCGGAAAAGACCGAGGTCAAGGTCTCCGACAAGGTCTACCAGACCCGCCGCGACTACACGCTGAAGGAGGCCATGAGCACCAAGCTGTTCTGGCTGATGTTCCTGATGTTCATCTGCGTCGTCACCGGCGGCATGATGGCGGTCGCCCAGCTCGGCGTCATCGCGCAGGACCTCGGCGTCAAGGAGTTCAAGGTCAACCTGTACTTCGTCACCATGGCGGCGTTGCCGCTGGCCCTGATGCTCGACCGCATCATGAACGGCATCTCGCGCCCGCTGTTCGGCTGGATCTCGGACAATATCGGCCGCGAGAAGACCATGCTGATCGCCTTCACGCTTGAGGGCCTCGGCATCATCGCGCTCGGCTATTTCGGCCATAACCCCTACGCGTTCCTGATCCTGTCGGGCATCGTGTTCCTGGCCTGGGGCGAGGTCTACTCGCTGTTCTCGGCGCTCGCCGGCGACGCCTTCGGCACCAAGCACATCGGCAAGATCTACGGCGTGCTCTACTGCGCCAAGGGCATCGGCGCGCTGTTCGTGCCGCTCGGCAACCTGCTGATGGAGGCGACCGGCACCTGGGCCACCGTGCTCTACACCGTCGCGGCCATGGACCTGTTCGCGGCCTTCCTCGCCATCGTGGCGCTGAGGCCCGTGCTCGCCGCCCATGTCGAGCGGTCGAAGCTCCGGACGCCCGAGCAGCAGCCGTCCGGCAGCCCCGCGCTCGCCTGA
- the dksA gene encoding RNA polymerase-binding protein DksA, translating to MSVELAEDYRPSEAEPFMNERQRRYFRDKLLTWREELLRESRETLEHLQDENQNHPDIVDRASSETDRAIELRARDRQRKLIAKIDAALTRIEDGSYGYCEETGEPISLRRLDARPIATLSIEAQERHERRERVYRDD from the coding sequence ATGAGCGTGGAGTTGGCGGAGGACTATCGGCCTTCTGAAGCCGAGCCTTTCATGAACGAGCGCCAGCGGCGCTATTTCCGCGACAAATTGCTGACCTGGCGTGAAGAGTTGCTCCGCGAGAGCCGCGAGACGCTGGAACACCTGCAGGACGAGAATCAGAACCATCCCGACATCGTCGACCGCGCGTCGTCCGAGACCGACCGGGCGATCGAGCTCCGCGCCCGCGACCGGCAGCGCAAGCTGATCGCCAAGATCGACGCGGCGCTGACCCGAATCGAGGACGGTTCCTACGGCTATTGCGAGGAGACCGGCGAGCCGATCTCGCTCCGCCGGCTCGACGCCCGCCCGATCGCGACGCTGTCGATCGAGGCGCAGGAGCGCCACGAGCGCCGCGAGCGCGTCTATCGGGACGACTGA
- a CDS encoding flagellar assembly protein FliX yields the protein MRIDSLGRPVGGPLAARPGHVRGAFSLGATPDQAPAKQAAPLRAAPSLDALMALQAYEEEGPRERRRREMARGRGLLDILDGMKIALVEGRDDPAAIRALLAQIGETRSKTGESGLDEVLSAIELRAHVELAKRGA from the coding sequence ATGCGGATCGACAGCCTCGGACGGCCGGTCGGCGGCCCGCTGGCCGCACGTCCCGGCCATGTGCGGGGCGCGTTCAGCCTCGGCGCGACGCCCGACCAGGCGCCCGCGAAGCAGGCGGCCCCGCTCCGCGCCGCGCCCTCGCTCGACGCCCTGATGGCGCTGCAGGCCTATGAGGAGGAAGGTCCGCGCGAACGCCGCCGCCGCGAGATGGCGCGCGGCCGCGGACTGCTCGACATCCTCGACGGCATGAAAATCGCATTGGTCGAAGGGCGGGACGACCCGGCGGCGATCCGCGCGCTGCTTGCGCAGATCGGCGAGACGCGCTCAAAGACCGGCGAAAGCGGATTGGACGAGGTGCTGTCGGCGATCGAACTGCGCGCCCATGTCGAACTCGCGAAGCGCGGCGCCTAA
- a CDS encoding flagellar basal body P-ring protein FlgI has translation MVSVKRAFQQNDDGGPSRGGVQSRIKDLTDIEGVRENQLVGYGLVVGLNGAGDTLNAAPFTKQSLQSMLERLGVNTRGQTLRTKNVAAVMVTANLPPFGTQGTRIDVTVSSLGDATSLQGGTLIVTPLMGADGEVYAVAQGSVAVIGFNAEGEAAKVVRGVPTTGRISNGGLIEREIPFALNNLTNVRLALRNPDLTTGRRIAAAINAFIGAGVAEPMDPSTVQVKVPNAYKGNIVQLLTEIEQLRVEPDQLAKIVIDERSGIIVMGQDVRVSTVAVAQGNLTVTITESPVASQPEPFSNGETVVTPRTDITVDTDKDRRLAVLKEGVNLRQLVDGLNAIGVGPRDLIAILQAIKAAGALQAEIEVM, from the coding sequence ATGGTCTCGGTCAAGCGCGCCTTCCAGCAGAACGACGACGGCGGACCGAGCCGCGGCGGCGTCCAGTCCCGCATCAAGGACCTGACCGACATCGAGGGCGTGCGCGAGAACCAGCTCGTCGGCTACGGCCTCGTGGTCGGCCTCAACGGCGCCGGCGACACGCTGAACGCCGCGCCCTTCACCAAGCAGTCGCTGCAGTCGATGCTGGAGCGGCTCGGCGTCAACACGCGGGGCCAGACCCTCCGCACCAAGAACGTCGCGGCCGTCATGGTGACCGCGAACCTGCCGCCCTTCGGCACCCAGGGCACCCGCATCGACGTCACCGTCTCGTCGCTCGGCGACGCCACCTCGCTGCAGGGCGGCACGCTGATCGTGACGCCGCTGATGGGCGCGGACGGCGAGGTCTACGCGGTCGCGCAAGGCTCGGTCGCGGTGATCGGCTTCAACGCGGAAGGCGAGGCCGCCAAGGTGGTGCGCGGCGTGCCGACCACGGGCCGGATCTCCAACGGCGGCCTGATCGAGCGCGAGATTCCGTTCGCGCTGAACAACCTCACCAATGTGCGGCTCGCGCTGCGCAATCCGGACCTCACCACCGGCCGGCGGATCGCCGCCGCGATCAACGCCTTCATCGGCGCCGGCGTCGCGGAGCCGATGGACCCCTCGACCGTGCAGGTGAAGGTTCCGAACGCCTACAAGGGCAACATCGTCCAGCTGCTCACCGAGATCGAGCAGCTGCGCGTCGAGCCGGACCAGCTCGCCAAGATCGTGATCGACGAGCGCTCGGGCATCATCGTCATGGGGCAGGACGTCCGCGTCTCGACCGTCGCGGTGGCGCAAGGCAACCTCACCGTCACCATCACCGAGAGCCCGGTCGCGAGCCAGCCGGAGCCGTTCTCGAACGGCGAGACGGTCGTGACGCCCCGCACCGACATCACGGTCGACACCGACAAGGACCGCCGGCTCGCCGTGCTGAAGGAAGGCGTGAACCTGCGCCAGCTGGTCGACGGGCTGAACGCCATCGGCGTCGGCCCGCGCGACCTGATCGCGATCCTCCAGGCGATCAAGGCGGCGGGCGCGCTGCAGGCCGAAATCGAGGTGATGTGA
- a CDS encoding rod-binding protein, giving the protein MAQQDSTVSTLGAALNAQKAYGAHPKAKKDDKVDAAAQDFEAVFLTQMMERMFSGLSKEGPLGEGAGGGAYRSMLADQYGKSIAASGGIGLADQVRRELIALQQGENS; this is encoded by the coding sequence ATGGCGCAGCAGGATTCCACCGTCTCGACGCTCGGCGCGGCGCTCAACGCCCAGAAGGCCTACGGCGCCCACCCGAAGGCCAAGAAGGACGACAAGGTCGACGCCGCCGCGCAGGATTTCGAAGCGGTGTTCCTGACCCAGATGATGGAGCGCATGTTCTCGGGCCTCTCCAAGGAAGGCCCGCTCGGCGAGGGCGCCGGCGGCGGCGCCTACCGCTCGATGCTCGCCGACCAGTACGGAAAATCAATCGCGGCCTCAGGAGGGATCGGCCTCGCCGATCAGGTGCGCCGCGAGCTCATAGCGCTCCAGCAAGGAGAAAACTCATGA
- a CDS encoding glycosyltransferase family 2 protein has protein sequence MLSWFNRLPFLASGRPAARKKVFLITAMRNEAPYILEFVAHYQLLGFDALYFATNDSTDDTLFILRSLEAAGCLRVFEHTDSNKPQRHGNRLCLKKIREEHTDFFALNADADEFLVLYKHDDIVDYANSLSAFDVVVVNWKFFGSDGHLTRPKGLVVENYLHHGDAAHQGSRGVKSMAQFPGRVLRVGVHYPLFDDVEAAKACYSDGVAFPAETAGVRPGETGVEPHYDGASIHHYGLKSWDEFLIRRARGRGAGPSHPERHTDAYFSKYDRADVYCPDLKLRAPALRARMRELFAAAKLADRFDETYFGI, from the coding sequence ATGCTCTCCTGGTTCAACCGCTTGCCCTTCCTCGCTTCCGGACGGCCGGCCGCGCGCAAGAAGGTGTTCCTGATCACCGCGATGCGCAACGAGGCGCCCTACATCCTGGAATTCGTCGCCCACTATCAGCTGCTCGGCTTCGACGCGCTCTATTTCGCCACCAACGACAGCACCGACGATACGCTGTTCATCCTCAGATCGCTCGAGGCCGCGGGCTGTCTCCGCGTCTTCGAACACACCGACAGCAACAAGCCGCAGAGGCACGGCAACCGCCTGTGCCTGAAGAAGATCAGGGAAGAGCACACCGATTTCTTCGCGCTGAACGCCGACGCCGATGAATTCCTCGTGCTCTACAAGCATGACGACATTGTCGATTACGCCAATTCGCTGTCGGCGTTCGACGTCGTCGTCGTAAACTGGAAGTTCTTCGGGTCGGACGGCCACCTGACGCGGCCGAAGGGACTGGTCGTCGAAAACTACCTGCACCACGGCGACGCCGCGCATCAGGGCAGCCGCGGCGTCAAGAGCATGGCGCAGTTTCCCGGCCGGGTGCTGCGGGTCGGCGTGCATTATCCCCTGTTCGACGACGTCGAGGCCGCCAAGGCCTGTTACTCGGACGGCGTCGCGTTTCCCGCCGAGACGGCCGGCGTCCGTCCCGGCGAGACGGGCGTCGAGCCGCATTATGACGGCGCGTCGATCCATCATTACGGTCTGAAGAGCTGGGACGAATTCCTGATCCGCCGCGCCCGCGGCCGCGGCGCGGGTCCAAGCCATCCCGAGCGCCACACCGACGCGTATTTCTCGAAATACGACCGGGCGGACGTCTACTGCCCGGACCTGAAGCTGCGCGCGCCGGCTCTCAGGGCCCGCATGCGGGAGCTGTTCGCCGCCGCGAAGCTCGCGGACCGGTTCGACGAGACGTATTTCGGGATCTGA
- a CDS encoding PH domain-containing protein, with protein MGLLDGLLGHATDVSPAKIAAELGPILIAGETVALAFRVVRDLYVFTDKRLILVDKQGLTGRKAEFHSIPYRAVTQFSVESAGTFDMDAEMKIWVSGQGAPIERTLARGADVAGIQRALATGVLR; from the coding sequence ATGGGATTGCTGGACGGACTGCTCGGACATGCGACCGACGTTTCGCCCGCGAAGATCGCGGCCGAGCTCGGCCCGATCCTGATCGCCGGCGAGACCGTCGCGCTCGCCTTCAGGGTCGTGCGCGATCTCTACGTCTTCACCGACAAGCGGCTGATCCTCGTCGACAAGCAGGGGCTGACGGGCCGGAAAGCCGAGTTCCACTCGATCCCCTACCGCGCCGTCACGCAGTTCTCGGTCGAGAGCGCCGGCACGTTCGACATGGACGCCGAGATGAAGATCTGGGTGTCGGGGCAAGGCGCGCCGATCGAGCGGACGCTGGCGCGCGGCGCCGACGTCGCCGGCATCCAGCGCGCGCTCGCGACCGGCGTGCTGCGGTAG
- a CDS encoding pyridoxal phosphate-dependent aminotransferase — protein MLKTVDAFGRIGEENAFAVLARATKLAQSGREIVNLGIGQPDFPTPEHIVEAAIKALRDGHHGYTPATGILPLREAVSKDLNRRFGVEVDPELVMIMPGGKVTMYAAILLFGEPGVDILYPDPGFPIYRSMIEFTGANPIPVPIREENGFAFSAEETLALITPNTRLLIINSPANPTGGVTPKEEIDKLVKGLEAHPDVAILSDEIYDQLVFDGLTHQTLLAYPEIRDRLIVLNGWSKTYAMTGWRLGWSVWPKALYDNVRKIGVNAWSCVNAPTQWAGIAALEGPQDAVEHMKREFDKRRILVTEGLNALPGVSCATPKGAFYAYPNVKETGWKAKPLASALLEEAGVAVIGGPDFGVLGEGYIRLSYANSAENIARALEKMDAFLKA, from the coding sequence ATGCTGAAGACCGTGGACGCCTTTGGCCGCATCGGCGAGGAGAACGCCTTCGCGGTGCTGGCCCGCGCCACCAAGCTCGCGCAATCGGGCCGCGAGATCGTCAATCTCGGAATCGGCCAGCCGGACTTCCCGACGCCGGAGCACATCGTCGAGGCCGCCATCAAGGCGCTGAGGGACGGGCACCATGGCTACACGCCCGCGACCGGCATCCTGCCGTTGCGCGAGGCGGTCTCGAAGGACCTCAACAGGCGCTTCGGCGTCGAGGTCGACCCCGAGCTCGTGATGATCATGCCGGGCGGCAAGGTCACCATGTACGCCGCGATCCTGCTGTTCGGGGAACCCGGCGTCGACATCCTCTATCCGGATCCCGGCTTCCCGATCTATCGCTCGATGATCGAGTTCACCGGCGCGAACCCTATTCCCGTGCCGATCCGCGAGGAGAACGGTTTTGCGTTCTCGGCCGAGGAGACGCTCGCGCTCATCACGCCGAACACGCGCCTGCTGATCATCAACAGCCCCGCGAACCCGACCGGCGGCGTGACCCCTAAGGAAGAGATCGACAAGCTGGTGAAGGGCCTCGAGGCCCATCCCGACGTCGCGATCCTGTCGGACGAGATCTACGACCAGCTCGTCTTCGACGGCCTGACGCACCAGACGCTGCTGGCCTATCCTGAAATCCGCGACCGGCTGATCGTGCTGAACGGCTGGTCCAAGACCTACGCCATGACTGGCTGGCGGCTCGGCTGGTCGGTCTGGCCGAAGGCGCTCTACGACAACGTCCGCAAGATCGGCGTCAACGCCTGGTCCTGCGTCAACGCCCCGACCCAGTGGGCCGGAATCGCGGCGCTCGAAGGCCCGCAGGACGCCGTCGAGCACATGAAGCGCGAGTTCGACAAGCGCCGGATCCTGGTCACGGAAGGCCTGAACGCGCTGCCGGGCGTCTCCTGCGCGACGCCGAAGGGCGCGTTCTACGCCTATCCCAACGTCAAGGAGACCGGCTGGAAAGCAAAGCCCCTCGCCTCGGCGCTGCTGGAGGAGGCCGGGGTCGCGGTCATCGGCGGGCCCGACTTCGGCGTGCTGGGCGAGGGCTATATCCGCCTCTCCTACGCGAACTCGGCCGAGAACATCGCGCGGGCGCTGGAGAAGATGGACGCGTTCCTGAAGGCGTGA
- a CDS encoding type 1 glutamine amidotransferase domain-containing protein: protein MATRLDGRKIAVLATDGFEQVELTEPVKALKEAGATVTVVSPKSGSIQGFNHDTPGEAVKVDRELASAREADFDGLLIPGGLFNPDALRTDDKAKAFAKAFFDAGKPVASICHGPQLLISAGLVKGRKMTAWEAVQIDLKNAGAIVSDEEVVVDQGLVTSRKPDDIPAFNAKIIEEFAEGRHQGQSRSAA from the coding sequence ATGGCCACCCGTCTCGACGGGCGCAAGATCGCCGTACTCGCGACTGACGGTTTCGAACAGGTTGAACTCACGGAACCCGTGAAGGCCCTCAAGGAAGCCGGCGCGACCGTCACGGTCGTCAGCCCGAAATCCGGCTCGATCCAGGGCTTCAACCACGACACGCCGGGCGAGGCCGTCAAGGTCGATCGCGAGCTGGCTTCGGCCAGGGAAGCGGATTTCGACGGGCTGCTGATCCCTGGCGGGCTGTTCAACCCCGACGCGCTGCGCACCGACGACAAGGCCAAGGCCTTCGCCAAGGCGTTCTTCGACGCCGGCAAGCCGGTCGCCTCCATCTGCCATGGGCCGCAGCTGCTGATCAGCGCGGGCCTCGTGAAGGGCCGGAAGATGACCGCCTGGGAGGCGGTCCAGATCGACCTGAAAAACGCCGGCGCGATCGTGTCGGACGAGGAGGTGGTCGTCGACCAGGGGCTCGTCACGAGCCGCAAGCCCGACGACATTCCGGCCTTCAACGCCAAGATCATCGAGGAGTTCGCGGAAGGCCGCCATCAGGGCCAGAGCCGCTCCGCGGCCTGA
- a CDS encoding AAA family ATPase, with product MARILITGMSGVGKSAAVLELVRRGRLAVDLDAPDWSEWVDADPADDLTPAASKDWVWRTDKVRALLGGAAAKELFVSGCAENMSELYPLIERVVLLSAPVETIMDRLAARGAEGYGGREEERRKVAELIATVEPLIRASADHEIDARAPIDAVVDELLRIAADG from the coding sequence ATGGCGCGCATCCTGATCACAGGCATGTCGGGCGTCGGAAAGTCGGCGGCCGTTCTCGAACTCGTCCGACGCGGCCGCCTCGCGGTCGACCTCGACGCGCCGGACTGGTCCGAATGGGTCGACGCCGATCCGGCCGACGATCTGACGCCCGCCGCCTCGAAGGACTGGGTGTGGCGGACCGACAAGGTGCGCGCGCTGCTTGGCGGCGCCGCGGCAAAGGAGCTTTTTGTCAGCGGCTGCGCCGAGAACATGTCCGAACTCTATCCGCTGATCGAGAGGGTCGTGCTGCTGTCGGCGCCCGTCGAGACGATCATGGACCGCCTCGCGGCGCGCGGCGCGGAGGGCTATGGCGGCCGCGAGGAAGAGAGGCGAAAGGTCGCCGAACTGATCGCGACCGTCGAACCGCTGATCCGCGCTTCGGCCGATCATGAGATCGACGCGCGCGCTCCGATCGACGCAGTGGTCGACGAGCTGTTGCGGATCGCGGCCGACGGATAA
- a CDS encoding GNAT family protein encodes MNEPAVDRTPPIDPTTVPPRGPLVAGATPRRPEPVTLQGAHVRIAPLDPEKDAADLFPAVSGAEAERLFAYLFDPPFESEAALREALTKAAEETQNVVTLAIRDASGAKTLGRASYMRIEPAHRCVEVGSILFSPALSRTPAATEAMYLMARHAFEDLGYRRYEWKCDALNGPSRSAAPRLGFRFEGIFERHMIIKGRSRDTAWFAMTDEDWPRIRSAFEAWLAPENFGADGVQKQGLAEIRAGL; translated from the coding sequence ATGAACGAGCCTGCAGTCGACCGCACGCCGCCGATCGACCCCACGACTGTCCCGCCGCGCGGACCGCTCGTCGCCGGGGCGACGCCGCGGCGCCCCGAGCCCGTCACGCTGCAGGGCGCGCATGTCCGCATCGCTCCGCTCGACCCTGAAAAGGACGCGGCCGATCTCTTTCCGGCGGTCTCGGGCGCGGAAGCCGAGCGGCTGTTCGCCTATCTGTTCGACCCGCCCTTCGAGAGCGAGGCGGCGCTGCGCGAGGCGCTGACCAAGGCGGCGGAGGAGACGCAGAACGTCGTCACGCTCGCGATCCGGGACGCAAGCGGGGCCAAGACGCTCGGCCGGGCGAGCTACATGCGGATCGAGCCGGCGCACCGATGCGTCGAGGTCGGCTCGATCCTGTTCTCGCCGGCATTGTCGCGCACGCCGGCCGCGACCGAGGCCATGTATCTCATGGCCCGCCACGCGTTCGAGGACCTCGGCTACCGGCGCTACGAGTGGAAGTGCGACGCGCTGAACGGTCCCTCGCGGAGCGCGGCGCCGCGGCTCGGCTTCCGCTTCGAGGGGATCTTCGAGCGCCACATGATCATCAAGGGCCGCAGCCGCGACACCGCCTGGTTCGCCATGACCGATGAGGACTGGCCGAGGATCCGGTCCGCCTTCGAGGCCTGGCTCGCGCCGGAGAATTTCGGCGCCGACGGCGTGCAGAAGCAAGGGCTCGCGGAGATCCGGGCGGGGCTGTGA
- a CDS encoding MarR family winged helix-turn-helix transcriptional regulator, with translation MKSPYAKTVGYELLHAARLHRARSAQLLHELGLFPGQEQVLTLLAAENGRTMGDLATELRVRPPTASKTVARLAAQGLVERRAVNGDGRIVKVELTDEGRRRAEAVDAIWIELEREAADGIDGKDRKKLRKLLRKLGRNVGTKLGAPAAEDEPDDDD, from the coding sequence ATGAAAAGCCCCTATGCGAAGACCGTTGGATACGAGCTGCTGCACGCGGCGAGGCTCCACCGGGCCAGAAGCGCTCAGCTGCTGCATGAACTCGGCCTGTTTCCCGGGCAGGAACAGGTGCTGACGCTGCTCGCGGCCGAGAATGGCCGCACCATGGGCGACCTCGCGACCGAACTCAGGGTCCGCCCGCCGACCGCCTCCAAGACCGTCGCGCGGCTCGCGGCCCAGGGCCTCGTCGAGCGCCGGGCGGTCAATGGCGACGGCCGCATCGTCAAGGTCGAGCTCACCGACGAGGGCCGTCGGCGCGCCGAAGCCGTCGACGCCATCTGGATCGAGCTCGAGCGGGAGGCGGCCGACGGCATCGACGGCAAGGACCGCAAGAAGCTCAGGAAACTGCTCCGCAAGCTTGGCCGCAACGTCGGGACCAAGCTCGGCGCCCCGGCCGCCGAGGACGAGCCGGACGACGACGACTGA